aaaacaaaatgaaTAGAGGGAAGAAGGTGACTCCTACTCAATAAAGGGCGGCCTAGTGCACAAAGCTCTAGCCATTGGGGTTCTGAAGAGGGTCAAATATATGTAGCCTTACCCCCATATGCGAAGAGGCAgtttccatgtttcaaacccatgacctTCAATTCATAGTGAAGCAGCCTTATTGTTGCGCTAAGGCGCACCCGACTCCAACTTGATAATgggtaaaatttaaaatttgttcCATCCGTTAAGCACAAGCAAGGGATGAGAACTACTGATGATGGAGTTGAATCATCTGATCAAAGTTGtagaatatacatacatacattgcCCGACTTATGCTGGTAACAGATTCCAAATAAAATCCCAAACACGAAATTCATACTCAACACTTGAAGAATGCACAAACAAACAGCCTCAATACTAATGTAAGCATGACATTCTTTAAACATGTCAATGAAAATAAGAATTATCTGATGTTACCTTAAGTTCTGGAAGTTCAATCACACATGCACATTCAACCACTTCAGCTCCAGCACGCTCTGTAGGAACAATTGGCATACATATAAAAGTGGTCTAACAAGAAAACATGAACAAAAGTGACCTAAAAAGGTGCAAAATAGTTCATGATGGTAAAAGAAATGACGCCAGAAATTATGCCCCAGGAATAAATATTAAAATGACATTACAGTTTTAGCAATAACATTGACAACatgacaaaataaaaaaaattgggaaTACTGGGTTTTTCTAATTGAAACCAAGCATGGTTGGGCATAGCAAATTTTTTGCCAACACAACTTACATGTTGTATGAGTCATGTTTCTGAGATGATTTGAGATCATTAAATTTCGTAGAAGATGTTTGCTTCAGTTAGTTTGATCGGGtgtattttctttcaaaaataaaaggatGAGAGTGATGTCAAGTCTGACTTTCATGGCTTAGTTTGATCTTATAAGCATAAATGTACCAGACTCAGACCAAAAGCTAACCTAGAACCCCCAAATTTAGATCACGATTAGGAACATTATTAGTTATCTAGGTCAGACTATCCTCAGTTTATATGTTTACAATATTCTTCTGTTGAGAACAAGTATGTTAAATGCTGATTTTCCTCCTCAAAGGAAATAAGAAAGAACAGGTAGCATCAGTAAACCTCATGTACTTGAATCTTTAGTTCATATTCATGTAACCCAGATAAACTTGATCAGTTTGTAAAGAAGGTAGCAGCGACAATACTAGATAAAATTACAAGCGAACTTCTGATTTTAAAGCCAATTTCGTTAAACAGGAAAAATAATGTCATGTTTCTATCATACATACCCAGTAATTTTATGGCAGCACAGAGAGTCCCCCCAGTTGCGATCAAATCATCAACTACTAGAGCACGATCACCAGGTTGGACTGCGCCAATGTGCATTTGAAGACAATCGGTTCCATATTCCAGCACATATTCTTCTGAAATGACTTCTCCTGACATATAATACAAGAAAGGCCCATTAAAATGATTAGAATAAACTACAGCCACAACCTTCAAAATACAAATCGAAGAATGACAAAtaatgcaaacaaaacaaattaAATTTGATCCATAATGGTTATAGTGAGTTGCTACGACTGCtttccagagagagagagagagaacagtaTTACAGTGACTAACTAAAACCCATATTCAGAATAATATGGACCACAAATAATTTATCTAGTATGGTAAACTCAAAAAACCCAAAGTTGGTGAATTCACATTTTCAAATATCAGGACTCCGCAAGCAAGACTACAAGGCAACTAACATAGGACACTCATCATACTCCAATGTCAAGCAGCCAGCAAACAACTTAATAAGGATCATTGAGCACCACTCTGTCTATCTTTTAATTTCCTGTTTTTACTTTTTCCAGAATTGCTTTTCCTGCTTGCAAGAAATGCCAGGAAAGACGGGGGCTACTGGTCAGCCAGTGGCTTGATTGAGCTGATACTTCTCAAAGTAGCCAATCAATTCAAATAAACCATACTGCAATACACCTGTTCAATTTTCAAAACCAAATTGTGCAGAGGTAGCTCGAAGTGCATAGAGACCACACTTCCTTCAAAACAGCAACAAAATTTCACAGTATGCAAGCGTTACTAGAAAATTTAGCCTCCAAGAAGTGATCCGCCAACATCCCTCACAGTCACTCCTGTGAAAACTGAGAGAACAGTACTAATAGTTACTCCCCTTAATTCTACCAACATTTCAAATGTACCTAATTTGGACTTGTTATCCACAATTTTTCTGAATGGGTCAAGTCAATTCTGCCAGGTTCCTAGAAAAACACAACCAAGAAGCCTTCTAGTAACTAATTTAAACATCATTTCAAGAAATGAAGTCTCCATGCCCAAAGTGTTTATCCAGCCACCTGGCAAGTAGTGTTTATCTAACCACCTAGCAAGTGCTTCTAGAGTCAATCATAGAACAGAATTGAAATGATCTCAAGTTGATTTGGTTTGGTATGGCATAGATTAATTTGGTTTCTCATTTGAAAATCCCATTTGGACCAGTTTATCTCAAGATCTTGGGGTTGTGCAGTCAGATAATACCCGAACCCAAAAATTCTATACAATGTATAAAGTTATTTATCAAGTTCATAACGTAATACATCACCTAACAGCTTTATATATCATGATCTCATGGTTTATGTTAACTAGATTTGGTTTTTGTTGTTACTGTAACATGACGTATTGAAGGTTTAATTGGCTTTCTTGtcacatgatgttttgaatagattatttgttattttgttggTTTGTGTTGTTCATTTTTCACTACTCAATGATTTTCTTACACagaataaaaatataatctCGATAAAATTTAATTTCCTTTTATTTATGGCATACCCGACAACTCATAAACCAACCCACTCTTTGCTGGGTTAGTCATTTTGGTTTCAACATTTTCTGGCTATGCTTAAGTTCCCAAAGTTGAGAGCCAATCAGAACTGATTATATTCTGAGGTGGGCCCTATCCAGAACCAACCCAAAGCAATGAGCACAGGTCCAATCAAAGGGGCACCATTAGAAAAATTTTACCTTTTGCTTTGTAAATGGCGGCTTACAAGAGAGGAAAAAGCTCTATAGGAGATAGCTTTTCACCAAATCAAATTACAACAGCATCTTTGAGGTCACTTAAGGAGACAAATGCATGAATCCGTAAGGAGCAGAACAAGAATTCCTCTTTGCATAGAAGAAACAATGagactattttttttcttggttagAAAGAGGGAACTCTTTGATCTTTAGGTCACAGTCCTACATTTGCTGGTTAGTGATATTTATTGGGTCAAACCTTGGATGAAGAAGGTTCATCACACTCTAGATTAATGCTGCAGCCACAATGCAGAATTCGACAAGTTTTAACTTTTATGGTGACCCTTTTAAACAATTGGTACTTGAAATCAGCAATAAGCAATTGCCATTACAATTATCCATCAAGTAAACTAAGGTCAGCTCCAACTTAGTTTGTTTCATCAATGAAGGAGGTATCCTAGACACCTTTTATCACAAATCAGCCCATAGGCCAACAGTCATTAGTTGGGCCAAAAATTACTAAAATAACATGGTGCAGGCCGGAACTGCACCCCTTGCATTATCTTCAGATTTTCCATCTAAGAAATcagtaaataaaatatatttcccATAACACATAATCAAATACTGCAAACAGGTTAccagtttctttttttcttttctttttgctttactAAAATcacaattaattaactcataCAATGAGAAACACCACATTTTAATAGTTGCAATCTTCAAAATCTTTCGTACCCCTTCCTAccaaatgaaaatattaaaatcAAACTACTGCAGCAAAACAATGATTTAAGCATATCCACATGATGGGAACAAGCACACAATAAATGCCACCATTTTAGGATAGGCCAGGATGACTGTAATAGGCTTGGAAAATTTTTATGGTGGATTTTGGGAATTTTTATTGTAGGACCTAGAACAAATATGAAAACATTAATTTGAATGTTCGGCCAAACTGTCAGCACAAGGTAGGTGCAGCTTTATTTTAGGTGCATCCAAACAGACCAGCCCATGCAGCAATGCATTTTAACACAAAAACACATCATGAATATACTTGCCGGTGTTTCAGAATATTAGAGTGCTCATAATGCTACATGGTATGAATAATGCTTCTTGGATCTGGTTATTGTAATTGGCTCGATATGGTTATGTCACAATGGACACATGCAAGTTTCTATGGCATTCATCTAATAACAATATAATTTGAATGATCCTATCGGCATAGGATAATTGAAATACCTGGCAACTTTCTTGGTTTTCTCAATGGAATAAACTTTGCACCAATTGCTAGAGCAATTGGAGGACCAAATATAAAACCTCTGGCCTCAATTCCTGACAAAAACAGAAATATCATCATGTAAATAATGTTAATATCAGTCAAAGGACTAGGGCATAATTGTACACATGCAATAAGACATACCAACTTGATAcattaagaagaaaaaataaggtGGCTCGCAAGTGTCTACATCCAACTTGATTTAGCAATGAGAAAAATC
Above is a genomic segment from Phoenix dactylifera cultivar Barhee BC4 chromosome 2, palm_55x_up_171113_PBpolish2nd_filt_p, whole genome shotgun sequence containing:
- the LOC103705154 gene encoding adenine phosphoribosyltransferase 1 isoform X1 — its product is MSACKDREQDPRIEGIASSIRVVPNFPKPGIMFQDITTLLLDPKAFKNTVDLFVERYTGKDITVVAGIEARGFIFGPPIALAIGAKFIPLRKPRKLPGEVISEEYVLEYGTDCLQMHIGAVQPGDRALVVDDLIATGGTLCAAIKLLERAGAEVVECACVIELPELKGRERLNGKPLYILVESR
- the LOC103705154 gene encoding adenine phosphoribosyltransferase 1 isoform X2; its protein translation is MSACKDREQDPRIEGIASSIRVVPNFPKPGIMFQDITTLLLDPKAFKNTVDLFVERYTGKDITVVAGIEARGFIFGPPIALAIGAKFIPLRKPRKLPGEVISEEYVLEYGTDCLQMHIGAVQPGDRALVVDDLIATGGTLCAAIKLLERAGAEVVECACVIELPELKKRLTPNY